One stretch of Bombus terrestris chromosome 5, iyBomTerr1.2, whole genome shotgun sequence DNA includes these proteins:
- the LOC100643239 gene encoding GPI ethanolamine phosphate transferase 1 isoform X3: MLQSGLLKTSESITLDLLTFEDLQLLRARKLERSSCSILNNTTNNRRYLILTYTVEFDRLSDYRKIEKMYNKKFNIVDNNYSFIIWGLAMHLILLWGVLDVNFHSPIIQELPNVPILRNAPAKRLVLFVADGLRFRTFIEAPPKFLKHIMTDTGAWGISHTRMPTESRPGIVAICAGLYEDPSAIFKGWKENPVDFDSVFNQSYLSWAWGSPDIIPMFTKGAGENVHGDSYPPEWQNFDIMHGQIWRLDSWVFDKYIDWLREDAHKVKNAERVVLFLHLLGCDTTGHTAKPHSRKYVDNMNYVDWKIEEVVQMTEKFFGDNSTAYIFTSDHGMTDWGSHGSGSTDETETPLIVWGAGINAFNFRQNVEQVDITPLISSLIGAPIPINNEGVLPWQYLSTNNLRYINHALLNNLKQLTYQVKANHKMNCENNGLADWREIELDNKISTFDKDSETEDLNEKLKEIVNTIKLAKKSLLYFRQYQRTRFLLYLSIIWLGWIILLFFKITGVIRPRVNSFILLITNCVFIVLVTMIFIVHKVSGCNNWRLPCYAFLTMISFWLATRSIIIYTVKLKVCKSKYYWTIITGIIFLLTIMFIGLTYRFALSIGMLFITLVQKIVLKNAQSLFFWTALSLAIFPLLPVVEPYPRVYIIILSICVVTLIVALKMHSRYRKAVEIFRLIVTGLIYLECIDGRSWISWTILSTTPLYIFTYPMQLKERMQGIVLGLFCPLVLLSASYEPFFFIILALHLSCWSQFNVSSIQVYQNTKNLLTIEELLKAAIFMLYTLMCFFGTGNMASVSSFDPSWTRHFVTVFSPFTMFLLILLKLSIPLMLIGCTSHTLGSSSIFLGVLLLGDCLSLPLMYYVTPQGSWLDIGSAISRFTIAIFLPCLIVLLHYLSYPLIAFSPNKHKFYINLKKDHIV, translated from the exons GTTAAGTGATTATCGAAAGATTGaaaagatgtataataaaaagttCAATATAGTTGATAACaattattcatttataatatGGGGTCTGGCAAtgcatttaatattattatgggGTGTACTTGATGTAAACTTTCATTCTCCCATTATTCAAGAACTACCAAATGTACCAATTTTAAGAAATGCACCAGCGAAAAGATTGGTTTTATTTGTAGCAGATGGTTTAAGATTCAGAACCTTCATTGAAGCACCTCCAAAATTTctcaa ACACATAATGACAGATACAGGTGCTTGGGGTATATCTCATACAAGAATGCCAACAGAATCTAGACCAGGCATTGTTGCAATTTGTGCAGGATTATATGAAGATCCTAGTGCTATATTTAAAGGATGGAAAGAAAATCCTGTTGACTTTGATTCTGTTTTTAACCAAAGTTATCTCTCATGGGCATGGGGGAGTCCTGACATTATACCTATGTTCACAAAGG GTGCAGGAGAAAATGTACATGGCGACAGTTATCCTCCTGAATGGCAAAATTTTGATATAATGCATGGTCAAATTTGGCGTTTAGACTCTTGGGTGTTTGACAAATATATTGATTGGCTTAGAGAAGATGCCCACAAAGTTAAAAATGCTGAACGCGTTGTCCTATTCCTTCATCTTCTTGGCTGTGATACCACAGGACATACAGCAAAACCTCATTCTAG AAAATATGTTGATAACATGAATTATGTTGATTGGAAAATAGAAGAGGTTGTACAAATGACAGAAAAGTTTTTTGGAGATAATAGTACTGCATATATTTTCACATCTGATCATGGAATGACTGACTGGGGATCACATGGAAGTGGCTCTACAGATGAAACAGAAACACCATTAATTGTTTGGGGTGCAGGAATTAATGcatttaattttcgtcaaaatgtAGAACAAGTTGATATCACACCACTGATTTCGTCTTTGATTGGTGCTCCAATTCCGATTAACAacgaa ggTGTTTTACCATGGCAGTATTTAAGTACTAATAATCTTAGATACATAAATCATGCGctgttaaataatttgaaacagTTAACTTACCAAGTAAAAGCAAATCATAAAATGAATTGTGAAAATAATGGATTAGCTGATTGGCGAGAGATAGAATTAGACAATAAAATTTCTACTTTCGATAAAGATTCTGAAACAGAAGATCTAAatgagaaattgaaagaaattgttAATACAATTAAACTAGCTAAAAAatctttgttatattttcgaCAATACCAAAGAAcaagatttttattatatttgtctaTAATATGGCTAGGATGGATAATACTGTTATTCTTTAAAATAACTGGAGTTATTCGGCCCCgtgttaattcttttattttattaataacaaattgTGTATTTATAGTTTTAGTAACTATGATATTTATCGTGCATAAAg TTTCAGGTTGTAATAATTGGAGATTACCCTGTTATGCGTTTTTAACTATGATTTCTTTCTGGTTAGCTACTCgaagtataattatatacacAGTAAAATTAAAAGTCTGTAAAAGCAAATATTATTGGACAATAATTAcaggaataatttttttattaacaataatgtTCATTGGCTTAACATATAGATTTGCTCTTAGTATAGGAATGTTATTTATTACTCTTGTTCAGAAGATAGTGTTAAAAAATGCTCAGAGTCTATTTTTTTGGACAGCTTTGTCTCTAGCTATTTTTCCACTATTACCTGTTGTAGAACCATACCCTCGAGTTTACATCAT AATTCTTAGTATATGTGTTGTAACTTTAATAGTTGCATTAAAAATGCATTCAAGGTATAGAAAAGCAGTCGAAATTTTTCGACTGATAGTCACCGGACTAATATACTTAGAATGTATAGATGGCCGAAGTTGGATATCATGGACGATTTTATCAACGACaccattatatatttttacttatccTATGCAATTAAAAGAAAGGATGCAAGGAATCGTGTTGGGACTTTTCTGTCCACTTGTCTTATTATCTGCATCTTATGaacctttcttttttataattcttgCATTACATCTATCTTGTTGGTCACAATTTAATGTGTCTTCTATTCAAGTTTATCAAAATACTAAAAATCTTTTGACAATAGAAGAGTTGCTTAAAGCAGCAATCTTT ATGCTATATACATTGATGTGTTTCTTTGGAACAGGTAATATGGCGAGTGTCAGTTCCTTCGATCCGTCTTGGACTCGTCATTTCGTGACAGTTTTCTCTCCCTTTACAATGTTCCTGTTAATACTTTTAAAGCTAAGCATTCCTTTAATGTTAATTGGATGTACAAGTCACACACTTGGATCTTCAAGTATTTTTCTAGGAGTGCTTTTACTGGGAGACTGCTTATCTTTACCACTCATGTATTATGTTACTCCTCAAGGAAGTTGGCTAGATATTGGTAGCGCTATAAGTAGATTCACAATTGCAATTTTCCTTCCATGCCTTATAGTATTATTGCATTATCTTTCATATCCTTTAATAGCGTTCTCTccaaataaacataaattttatattaatttaaaaaaagatcatattgtataa
- the LOC100643239 gene encoding GPI ethanolamine phosphate transferase 1 isoform X4 translates to MLHTSESITLDLLTFEDLQLLRARKLERSSCSILNNTTNNRRYLILTYTVEFDRLSDYRKIEKMYNKKFNIVDNNYSFIIWGLAMHLILLWGVLDVNFHSPIIQELPNVPILRNAPAKRLVLFVADGLRFRTFIEAPPKFLKHIMTDTGAWGISHTRMPTESRPGIVAICAGLYEDPSAIFKGWKENPVDFDSVFNQSYLSWAWGSPDIIPMFTKGAGENVHGDSYPPEWQNFDIMHGQIWRLDSWVFDKYIDWLREDAHKVKNAERVVLFLHLLGCDTTGHTAKPHSRKYVDNMNYVDWKIEEVVQMTEKFFGDNSTAYIFTSDHGMTDWGSHGSGSTDETETPLIVWGAGINAFNFRQNVEQVDITPLISSLIGAPIPINNEGVLPWQYLSTNNLRYINHALLNNLKQLTYQVKANHKMNCENNGLADWREIELDNKISTFDKDSETEDLNEKLKEIVNTIKLAKKSLLYFRQYQRTRFLLYLSIIWLGWIILLFFKITGVIRPRVNSFILLITNCVFIVLVTMIFIVHKVSGCNNWRLPCYAFLTMISFWLATRSIIIYTVKLKVCKSKYYWTIITGIIFLLTIMFIGLTYRFALSIGMLFITLVQKIVLKNAQSLFFWTALSLAIFPLLPVVEPYPRVYIIILSICVVTLIVALKMHSRYRKAVEIFRLIVTGLIYLECIDGRSWISWTILSTTPLYIFTYPMQLKERMQGIVLGLFCPLVLLSASYEPFFFIILALHLSCWSQFNVSSIQVYQNTKNLLTIEELLKAAIFMLYTLMCFFGTGNMASVSSFDPSWTRHFVTVFSPFTMFLLILLKLSIPLMLIGCTSHTLGSSSIFLGVLLLGDCLSLPLMYYVTPQGSWLDIGSAISRFTIAIFLPCLIVLLHYLSYPLIAFSPNKHKFYINLKKDHIV, encoded by the exons GTTAAGTGATTATCGAAAGATTGaaaagatgtataataaaaagttCAATATAGTTGATAACaattattcatttataatatGGGGTCTGGCAAtgcatttaatattattatgggGTGTACTTGATGTAAACTTTCATTCTCCCATTATTCAAGAACTACCAAATGTACCAATTTTAAGAAATGCACCAGCGAAAAGATTGGTTTTATTTGTAGCAGATGGTTTAAGATTCAGAACCTTCATTGAAGCACCTCCAAAATTTctcaa ACACATAATGACAGATACAGGTGCTTGGGGTATATCTCATACAAGAATGCCAACAGAATCTAGACCAGGCATTGTTGCAATTTGTGCAGGATTATATGAAGATCCTAGTGCTATATTTAAAGGATGGAAAGAAAATCCTGTTGACTTTGATTCTGTTTTTAACCAAAGTTATCTCTCATGGGCATGGGGGAGTCCTGACATTATACCTATGTTCACAAAGG GTGCAGGAGAAAATGTACATGGCGACAGTTATCCTCCTGAATGGCAAAATTTTGATATAATGCATGGTCAAATTTGGCGTTTAGACTCTTGGGTGTTTGACAAATATATTGATTGGCTTAGAGAAGATGCCCACAAAGTTAAAAATGCTGAACGCGTTGTCCTATTCCTTCATCTTCTTGGCTGTGATACCACAGGACATACAGCAAAACCTCATTCTAG AAAATATGTTGATAACATGAATTATGTTGATTGGAAAATAGAAGAGGTTGTACAAATGACAGAAAAGTTTTTTGGAGATAATAGTACTGCATATATTTTCACATCTGATCATGGAATGACTGACTGGGGATCACATGGAAGTGGCTCTACAGATGAAACAGAAACACCATTAATTGTTTGGGGTGCAGGAATTAATGcatttaattttcgtcaaaatgtAGAACAAGTTGATATCACACCACTGATTTCGTCTTTGATTGGTGCTCCAATTCCGATTAACAacgaa ggTGTTTTACCATGGCAGTATTTAAGTACTAATAATCTTAGATACATAAATCATGCGctgttaaataatttgaaacagTTAACTTACCAAGTAAAAGCAAATCATAAAATGAATTGTGAAAATAATGGATTAGCTGATTGGCGAGAGATAGAATTAGACAATAAAATTTCTACTTTCGATAAAGATTCTGAAACAGAAGATCTAAatgagaaattgaaagaaattgttAATACAATTAAACTAGCTAAAAAatctttgttatattttcgaCAATACCAAAGAAcaagatttttattatatttgtctaTAATATGGCTAGGATGGATAATACTGTTATTCTTTAAAATAACTGGAGTTATTCGGCCCCgtgttaattcttttattttattaataacaaattgTGTATTTATAGTTTTAGTAACTATGATATTTATCGTGCATAAAg TTTCAGGTTGTAATAATTGGAGATTACCCTGTTATGCGTTTTTAACTATGATTTCTTTCTGGTTAGCTACTCgaagtataattatatacacAGTAAAATTAAAAGTCTGTAAAAGCAAATATTATTGGACAATAATTAcaggaataatttttttattaacaataatgtTCATTGGCTTAACATATAGATTTGCTCTTAGTATAGGAATGTTATTTATTACTCTTGTTCAGAAGATAGTGTTAAAAAATGCTCAGAGTCTATTTTTTTGGACAGCTTTGTCTCTAGCTATTTTTCCACTATTACCTGTTGTAGAACCATACCCTCGAGTTTACATCAT AATTCTTAGTATATGTGTTGTAACTTTAATAGTTGCATTAAAAATGCATTCAAGGTATAGAAAAGCAGTCGAAATTTTTCGACTGATAGTCACCGGACTAATATACTTAGAATGTATAGATGGCCGAAGTTGGATATCATGGACGATTTTATCAACGACaccattatatatttttacttatccTATGCAATTAAAAGAAAGGATGCAAGGAATCGTGTTGGGACTTTTCTGTCCACTTGTCTTATTATCTGCATCTTATGaacctttcttttttataattcttgCATTACATCTATCTTGTTGGTCACAATTTAATGTGTCTTCTATTCAAGTTTATCAAAATACTAAAAATCTTTTGACAATAGAAGAGTTGCTTAAAGCAGCAATCTTT ATGCTATATACATTGATGTGTTTCTTTGGAACAGGTAATATGGCGAGTGTCAGTTCCTTCGATCCGTCTTGGACTCGTCATTTCGTGACAGTTTTCTCTCCCTTTACAATGTTCCTGTTAATACTTTTAAAGCTAAGCATTCCTTTAATGTTAATTGGATGTACAAGTCACACACTTGGATCTTCAAGTATTTTTCTAGGAGTGCTTTTACTGGGAGACTGCTTATCTTTACCACTCATGTATTATGTTACTCCTCAAGGAAGTTGGCTAGATATTGGTAGCGCTATAAGTAGATTCACAATTGCAATTTTCCTTCCATGCCTTATAGTATTATTGCATTATCTTTCATATCCTTTAATAGCGTTCTCTccaaataaacataaattttatattaatttaaaaaaagatcatattgtataa